From the Pirellulales bacterium genome, the window GAGGGCGCGCGGCCTTGCCAAGCAGGGGTGTCGTGCTCGACGTACGCGAACTGCGAATCATGCAGGTCATCTCCAAGAAAGGTCGCTGTGTGCGCATTGCTAGCTCGGTGAGCCAATGGCATGTAGGTCGAAAAATCGCCTAAGTCAAAGTCTTGCTGACGTTTGGCGACGCACCACGCGCAAGAATCGACTGTCGCAATTCTCTCTCGCGCGGGTTGTGGCGGCACATCCCGTACAATACGAATAGCTGCGTGATCTCTCGCAAGCCGAAAAGCGGGCAACCGATTGGCAATCCGCGGAATTGATGAACGATCCGGGCGATACATCAGCGTCAGCACGATTCGAGTTGCCATGTGCGTGCGGCGCTTGGATGCGCGGAGACTGCGCCCCAGCGCCCCTCCACTGCCTTCGCTGCGGCGCCGTGTTGGCGCTCGGCGCGCCCGGTTCTACGGCCGGCGCCACTGATTCACAATTGCGGGACCGCACCACACGGTGGCAACTTCCGCGGTTTTGGAACGCGCGATCGGTTGTTTCACGTCTGGCAAGTTGGTTCACTCTTCCCCGCGCTATCGCCCTGACGATGCTCGCCGTGTTGGCGCTTACTGGCTGGTGGACCTGGGATCGGTATCGATATCGCTTGGCGAAAGCCGAACTAACTAGAAGCTGGCGTGAGGGCTCGGCCGCGTTTGGCAAAGGAGACTTTGCCCGCGCCGAAGCGCTGCTGCGCAACGCCGATCGGGCAGGTCAGATTGTCGGCAGGCACGTCTTGCTGTCGCGGCAGGCCCGGCAATTGCATAGCGAGGCGCAAGTCTGGCTGTCGCTTTGTCCGCGACCCCTCGATGATTTTTTTGTCGAATACTTGGCCGGCGATCCCGCTGCGGCCGTGGCAGCGTTTGATCGAGAGTTAGCAGGTCGCACCCTGGTTTTCGATGGCACGCTGACCCGGAAGCTGGTTCGCGCGCCAGCATCTGCTAAGAAAGATGCGCCCCCGCGCGCCACGTCCAGCCAATATCAAATAGATTGGATTTGGCGGACCGATGCGGTGGAGGTGCGACTGGTCATCGGCGAGCAGCCGGTGCTGGCGAGGTTGCAACTCGAAGAGCCACACCGCGTCGTTTTTGGGGCTCGCCTCGAGAAGTTAGCCCTTGTCTCACCCGGCGATGGGCAGTGGCAGATGCGTCTGGTCCCCTCCGGCGTGGTGTTGCTTACGGCGGCTACCCCATTGGAACAAGCTCACTGGCCAGGCGACGATACCTGGCGGCCGATTCTCGACGAGCAGCGCATCGCGCTGGAGATCATTCCATGACACTCCTGATCGCGATCATGCTCCTCGCTGCCTTTCCGGGTGAGCCACTTGAAGTTCACGAGTTGGAATCGTCGATCGCCAACCATTTGGATCGTGATCTGCGCGTGACCGGCCGCTTTGACTCCTATTCCGCCGGACGCATGCGGTTGATCGATTCCAAAGTTGACTTTCGGCTCGGCCCAGACGTCGCCGTTCATCGCAATCCGCAGTTTGTGGAACTGACTGGGAAACTGAGCCAATCGGGCGGCCACCCAGCTTTTGAAGTCATGTCGCTTGCCAAAATCCCAGGCGAAACGGCGCGTTACGCTGAACTGCGAAAGCTCGTGCAGCCCGGAGATTACACGCTGCTTTACGAACTTGGCCGCTGGGCGGGCGATCGTGGCCGCTGGTACCAAGACGCCGCCCTGCTGCAACTGGCTCGCCAAACCTATCGAGAAGCGTTCCTCTGGGAAGCCGATTCGCTGAGCAAGCCGCGGTCCGCCAATGAGCTGTTGGGCTTAATTGAGCGGGGAGCCGAAGCCGGTATCGATCCGGTCGAGCTATTGCGGCTCAAACATCGCGCGTTGTGGCTCAAGGTCGCTGCGACGCCTCCCAACAACTCGTCTGCGCTTCGCGCCTTGGCTGACGAAGTGCGCAAGACATTGCCGCAGCCTGTTGCCGAAAAGACAACTGTACCTACCGAAGAGGCGCTCACCCGCTATCGGCAATCGCCAGAAGAGGTCTATCTCGACACCCCACTGGCCGAGCGCGACCAATGGCACCGTGCGTTCTATGCGCAATTGCTTGCGCAGGCCATTGAATTGGAAGCGGCCCTGCCCCAGGCCGACCTGGTTGGCTTGGCTCGGGAGATCGAGGAACGTATCCCCGAACACCAAGCACAGGCCCGCGCCTTGGAATTGCGCGCCGCCGAGTCGCGTGCCGTGCAGGTGACGAAACTCAGTCGTGGCGAACTCCTTGGGTTGCGCGAAGCGTTTAATCGATTGGGCGAGCCGGCGCGAGCGCGGCGACTCGCCACCGATTGGTTGTCGGCCGCGCGACGCCGGCTCGAGCCGGCCGACGCGGAAGACCATATCGCGCTGGCCCGCGATTATCTGAGCTGGTTGGACGATCGGACGACGGCCATCGAACTCTATAAGGCCGCGTTCGAAATCGCCGATTCGGCCGAAGCGGTCCGCGGGCTGGAGTCGCTCGGACTGGTCCGGCTGGGGGGCGTGTGGCGGCAACGCGACGAAGCAGCGTCCGGCGATGGCGTGGGTGACTCCGCCGTAGTGCGGCCGGGGGACGCCGAACAGCGTGTGATCGAACTACTGCGCGCGCCGGACCACATTTCACGCACCGCCGGCGCTGGCTGGCTTTTTGAACAGTGGCGCTATGCCGGTCCGCCAGAATTGGTGGTTTATCTGCGGCGCAGCACGGCCACCGGCCGGGCGGTGGTGACACGCGTGGTCGCCCCCTGAAGCGGTCCGACGATGCGGCGTTTTGAACCCACGGCTTGAAAGAAAAGGTCGTGGATTTTTTCGCTGCATATCCATAACGGTTTTGACGATTATCCATACCGGCCGAGGGGGCGCAGTTTCTGCCGGTTTCGGGAGCGACTTTCGGCCGAAAAGTGTCCGACGAGTGTTTCTGCGATCGCTCGCCTGGGTTCATTCCACCAGGCGCCGGCACGCGGAAACGCTGTATGAGCAAGCACTTACCAGCCCTGTCGCGGCGTCGCCGGAATCTTGAATAAATCCGGCGCCATCGCGACCCATTTTGGACTGCCTACGTACTATATTTTGGTTACGCCTTTGCGGAACCAATCGGGCTGGATCAGGGAATAACGGAACCAACTAGAGGCGTTCGCAATCGTTCGAATTTGGCTTGTCTGAAGGGGGGAAATCGCCTTCGGCGCGGCCAGCATCGGACAGCGGAGGGGAAGCAACATGGCACGCAAAGATGCGATTCTGCAGATGCGCCAAAATCTCGTGACGCGGCGCGACGCGCTGCGGCGGGCTTTGGCCGGCGACTTGAGCTCGCTCCACAAGCTCGATGCACAAAGCTCGGGCGACATGCTCGACGCCGCGCTGGATCAGGCCCAGGACGAGATCAACTCTCAACTCGCCGAGGTGGAAAGCCGCGAATTGAGCCAGATCGAAAAAGCGCTGGAGCGCATGAAGGCCGGCCAGTACGGCGTCTGCGAGGTCTGCGCCTCCAAGATCAAGCTCGAACGACTCAAGGCCCTGCCGTATGCCACGATGTGCATCGAGTGCCAGCGCGAGTCGGAGCTCAACGGCGGTGGTTACACCAGCGATCGGTTCTCCTTTCCGGAGGTGGACTACAACGATCGCGACACCACCATCAACGACATCGAGATCGACGTCTAACACTCGCGTATCCCGGTAATTCACCTTGCCGAGATACGAATTCACGCCGATTGTTCGCACTACCAGGCACGCTCGGGTCGACTTGACTCGCCTTCGACCCGGGCGTGCTCTATTTTGTAGCCGCTGGATGACCGCGCGCAATCGCGCTCTAAACACCGCCTGCCGCACTGCATACAATGCCGTTTGTCGTTCGGCGGTTGCTTCAATTCTGGCCGCGCTGGGAGCAGCGGGATGGCTTGGCTACGGAAGATTGCCGTAATTCGAATATTCGCCATTTTGGCGGTCGCTGGCGGCTTGCTGGCCGGGCCGATTGCCAAGGCTCAGGACAGCGGCGAAACTGCCCCTGAATCGCGCGAGCAACTTTACGCCGCGCTGCGCCGCGAGGCGGAACAGTTTCAAAAATGGGGCAACATCGTCAAGCTCGTGGTGCGACTAGTTGGTCCCACGGTCGTTCATATCGAAACCGACAAGGTGGAAAGCCGCCGCGCGGGGGGGAGCCGCATGGTGGAGGAGGCCGGCTCTGGCGTCATCCTCGAAATCAATGGCAACTATTACGTTCTGACCAATTGGCATGTGGTCAAAGGCGCCGAATTGGCCAATATCACCATCGAACTGGCCGATGGTCGGCATCTGCATCCCACCTCCGCCCTCAAGGACGAAAAGACCGACATCGCGGTGCTGGCGGTAAGCGCCAAGAATTTGGTGGCCGCCACCGTTGGCGATAGCGCCAGCATTGAAATTGGCGATTTCGTCCTGGCCGTCGGCAGCCCCTTTGGCTTGAGTCACTCGGTCACCTACGGCATCGTCAGCGCCAAGGGGCGGCGCGATCTTGATCTCGGTTCCAAGGAGGTCGAGTTTCAGGACTTCATTCAGACCGACGCAGCCATCAACCCTGGCAACAGCGGCGGCCCACTGATCAATCTGCAAGGGCAAGTCGTTGGCATCAACACCGCCATCGCCAGCAACTCTGGCGGCAACGAGGGAATCGGCTTTAGCATTCCGATCAACATGGTAATGAAGATCGCGCGGCAATTGATTGACAACGGACGCGTTGTTCGCGCCTTCCTCGGGGTGCGGCTCGACTCCAACTATGGCGCCGAGGAAGCGGAGCGATTAGGGCTAATTCGGCCGCACGGCGCGCTCATCAATGGCATTACTCCCAACTCCCCCGCCCAACAGGCCGAGTTGCAAATTGGCGACGTGGTAATCCGGTTCAATGGCGTGGCCATCGAGGACGACATTCATCTGACCAATGTCGTCAGCCTCACCGAAGTCGGACGCGAGGTGCCCGTCGTCGTGCAGCGCGCCGGACAGCAATTCACGGTGCCGGTGCGGGTGGGGAACCGCGAACAACTCGAAGCGCGTGCGCAGACTGCTCCCCGGCAGGGACCGGCCGATCCACAGCAGCACAGCGTGGAACCATCCGGCGCATTGCAATAAGGTCGCGACGACGCGATTTTCCATCGTTTGCGCTTACATCGAAGCGCGCTTCAAGCGGCGAATGATCTCGGACCGCACCGCGTCCGGATCGAAATTCGTCACCACGTCGATATTCCGCCGCCAGACCGGTGGCATCCGCCGGTCGAACACCGTGGCGCCAGTCGTCAACTCGCCGCGGGTCTCCACGTCAACCGCCATCACGTCGGTGCTGAATAGTTGCGGCTCGATTACCGTCATCAGCGCCACGGCATCGTGGACATGAATCCCCTCGAATCCCAACAATTGATGGTGCGTGCGGTAGGCGTGTGGCAGCACACGACGCAAGAACTTGCCCACGCGCGTCACGTCGGGGGGCAACTGGTCGAGCAGATCATAGGTCATCACCACTTGTCCGGTGATGTCGAGCGGAACCAGCGTCTTGGTCAGGGGCGAGCGGAGCACCTCGCGCGCCGAGACCGGATCGCAATAAATATTGAACTCGGCCGCCGGAGTGGCGTTGCCCGGCGCTTCAACGCTCCCTCCCATGATGACGAGTTGATTCACCAAGTCGGGCAGATCGGGAGACCGCTTGAGCGCCCGCGCGATGTTGGTCAAAGGGCCCAAGGCGACAATCGTGACCTCGCCCGGCGACTGCCGCAGCACGTCGGCGATGACCTTTTCCGCCGGATGCACATTGTGCAGTTCGGCCACCTCAAAATGGGTGTTGCCCAGTCCATCGGCGCCATACAGGTGCGTGGTGTCGGTTGGCAACCCATGGTCCGGATCGCTGGCGGCGCCGATGCGTGGCAACCGTGGAGGGTCGAGTTGCTCGATGATCGCCTGCACGTTGCGCGTGGCCCGCACGGCATCGACGTTGCCCGCGACCGCCGTTACGGCCTCGACTTCCAGCGCTTCGTCAAACAGCGCAATCGACAGGGCCAATGCATCGTCGATGCCCGGATCGACGTCGAGGATTACCTTGCGAGCCACACTGCACTCCCTAGCGGGTGGGGTCCGGCGTTAATGAACGCGATTCTAATGCCGCCACCTGGGTTGTGTCATCCGCGAATCGCGCAACTGGGCCCTCATTCAACCGGCGGCCTTGGCCGGGGCCACGCGATAGGCGTCGCGTTCAAGCACGAATGGTTGCACTGGGCTGGTCACCACCTTCACCCGCACCGGGGGCGCCTTGCCTCCCTGGTCGACCTGGACTCGCAGGATATTTCGGGCCGTGCGAAAGGGATGGTCATACACCCAGGTGTGGCCGTCGCCATGGAGATACAACACCGGCTTCTTGAGCGTCACCGCGGCCTGCTCCAACCGGTCGAAAAAAGGGTTGGTCGCGCCATCTTTTCGCCCTGGCCCCGAGTGTCCGAACACCACGAGATGGGTGATTTCCGCGCGATGGGCCTCGACTTGCTGGTCTAGCCAATCGGCGTCTTGTGTCATGCGCTGCCGCCATTCGTCGCGATGGTGCACCAGTCCGCCCACAAGGTTAAGTCCGACGAACAGCGCGCCGCCGTTAAAAAACGCAAAGTTCTCCGGTCGCGCTTCTTGTCGAGCCACCGACAACTGATGGGGTTGGCGATCTTCAAATCGCAAGAAATGCTTGGACCACAAGGCCCATGCTTTCTTCGGGCCAATGCTCCAGCACTCGTTCCATTCGTTGTCGCCGGGAATAATAAAGAGTGGATGCGTGCTGGCGGCGAGCGTTTTGGCCACTTTGGCGTAGGCTTCTTCACGGCAGGGGTCACGGCCACGTTTGATGTCGCCCACATGGATAACGAACAACAGACTCGGGTCGGCATTGGTGGCGGCGATTTGCTCCACCAGCATCCGCTCTTCCTCGCGTGAGTACGGAATGTCTCCCAGGGCCGCGAAGGTCACCGTCACTTGCGGACGTGTGGCCGCGCCGTCCGCCCCTATGGAGGACGGCAAAGGCGTCATTAACACAAGCAGAAACGCCACGAGCACGAAGCGAAAACAATGCGACACGGTGTGATTCTCTCGATACGTAGTTCGACTGGCCAACGTTGTATCCGGCGCCATCGTATCAAATAGCTGCCGCTGGGTGGGCGACTTCGCCAGCGGGCTTGGGTATAAAATCAGAAAGCGATCGACAGCCCCCGAGACCGAACGTTGCGCATGCGCTATCCACTGCGCTATCAAGTGTTTGTACCGATGTCGCTGACCATGCTGGCGACGGTGATCGCCATTTGTGTGCTCACCGGCTGGTTGGCCACGCGCCGCGCCTACCGGCAGGTGCAATACGATCTTGACCGAATTGCCGATACGCTCCAAGCCAGCGCCTTTCCGCTCAACAACGCCACCCTGGAGAAAATGCGCGGACTCTCCGGCGCCGAGTTTGTTTTATTGCGCGCTGGCCGCACCGTCGCCAGCAGCCGCGATTGGCCCCAGCCGGTGGAACAAGTCTTGGGCGCCGCCAACTCGCCGGCGCCCGCCGGTCTGGGACGTTCGGTGATGCTCGGGGGCGAGGCCTATTTCGAGCGGCAAGTCGCCATCACTGCCAGCGCCTCCAATGAGGCCGGCATGAGCCTGTTTGCGCTATATCCGGAAACGGCTTGGCGAGCAGCGCGGCGCGAGGCCATATTCCCCTCCTTCGTGGCAGGCTTGGCCGGCATCCTGGCCACGGCTGTGGTGGCC encodes:
- a CDS encoding metallophosphoesterase, translated to MSHCFRFVLVAFLLVLMTPLPSSIGADGAATRPQVTVTFAALGDIPYSREEERMLVEQIAATNADPSLLFVIHVGDIKRGRDPCREEAYAKVAKTLAASTHPLFIIPGDNEWNECWSIGPKKAWALWSKHFLRFEDRQPHQLSVARQEARPENFAFFNGGALFVGLNLVGGLVHHRDEWRQRMTQDADWLDQQVEAHRAEITHLVVFGHSGPGRKDGATNPFFDRLEQAAVTLKKPVLYLHGDGHTWVYDHPFRTARNILRVQVDQGGKAPPVRVKVVTSPVQPFVLERDAYRVAPAKAAG
- a CDS encoding trypsin-like peptidase domain-containing protein, with protein sequence MAWLRKIAVIRIFAILAVAGGLLAGPIAKAQDSGETAPESREQLYAALRREAEQFQKWGNIVKLVVRLVGPTVVHIETDKVESRRAGGSRMVEEAGSGVILEINGNYYVLTNWHVVKGAELANITIELADGRHLHPTSALKDEKTDIAVLAVSAKNLVAATVGDSASIEIGDFVLAVGSPFGLSHSVTYGIVSAKGRRDLDLGSKEVEFQDFIQTDAAINPGNSGGPLINLQGQVVGINTAIASNSGGNEGIGFSIPINMVMKIARQLIDNGRVVRAFLGVRLDSNYGAEEAERLGLIRPHGALINGITPNSPAQQAELQIGDVVIRFNGVAIEDDIHLTNVVSLTEVGREVPVVVQRAGQQFTVPVRVGNREQLEARAQTAPRQGPADPQQHSVEPSGALQ
- a CDS encoding nucleoside hydrolase, which produces MARKVILDVDPGIDDALALSIALFDEALEVEAVTAVAGNVDAVRATRNVQAIIEQLDPPRLPRIGAASDPDHGLPTDTTHLYGADGLGNTHFEVAELHNVHPAEKVIADVLRQSPGEVTIVALGPLTNIARALKRSPDLPDLVNQLVIMGGSVEAPGNATPAAEFNIYCDPVSAREVLRSPLTKTLVPLDITGQVVMTYDLLDQLPPDVTRVGKFLRRVLPHAYRTHHQLLGFEGIHVHDAVALMTVIEPQLFSTDVMAVDVETRGELTTGATVFDRRMPPVWRRNIDVVTNFDPDAVRSEIIRRLKRASM
- a CDS encoding TraR/DksA family transcriptional regulator, coding for MARKDAILQMRQNLVTRRDALRRALAGDLSSLHKLDAQSSGDMLDAALDQAQDEINSQLAEVESRELSQIEKALERMKAGQYGVCEVCASKIKLERLKALPYATMCIECQRESELNGGGYTSDRFSFPEVDYNDRDTTINDIEIDV